Below is a genomic region from Pyrococcus kukulkanii.
GCCCCACTCGTTATTAAGAGCTCATTTGTTCTCTTTAGGTCTTCAAGCGTTATTCCATCTTCTGGAAGCTCGAATAGGGCCGAACCTCCTCCTGAGATTAATACAAAAACAATGTCATCTTCGCTTGTCTTCTCTAAGATTCTTAATGCTTCTTCTGCTCCCTTAATTGAGTTCTCATCAGGGATGGGATGGCCGGCTTCTATCACCCTAATTTTCTTTAAGGGCTTTCCATAGCCATACTTAGTTACAGCTACGCCATCTTCAACTTCAACGATTTCCTCTATGGCCCTTGCCATCTCACAAGCTGCTTTTCCAAAGGCTATAACGTAAACGCCCCCTTTAATCAGGAATCCTTTTCCATCTACTATTATTTTATTCCCCTGAACTTTTACGACCCTTTTCACGGCTTTGTATGGATCTGCCGCATTTATTGCTTCTTTGACAAGCTCTAGGGCAAATTCCTTCATAATGTCACCTCCTAATCTACGAACGCTTTTCCTCCAATTAACTCTCTTATTTCGCTCGTTGCATCTGAGTAAACCCTCTTGAAAGTGACCCTCCACATACCATTGTTTAGTTCTTCTATATCAACGATCTCTATGTTTAATCCAAGTTTCTCAAAGTGAGTGACCATTTTATAGGCCGTTTCAATTTTCTTAACCCTAATTTTGAATATTTCTGCGATATCATCCCCCTGTTCTACATCTAATATGCTTTCAACCAGAGGCTGAAGTAGAGCCATTCCCAAGTCTTCGGCGAGCTTTCTCAGTCCTTCTCCTTTGATTCTCTTTTCTGCCACATAGAAGGCGAGCCTAGAAATCCTACTTGTGAAGTATCCTGGAGGTAGTTCGTAAAAGACCCTAGCTCCAATCCTTATGTCGTTAATATTTGCAAACGGTGTAACGTATTTGACTATCTTCTTCATATCCGGGCTTTTCATAACTATACCTTCTCTCCCTTCCCGGCTTAGCTTTTCTATTAGCTCATATAACTCCTTCAGATCATTTCGTGTAAACTTTCCAAATACTTCCACATGGGGAATTCCATATTCCTGGGCAATCTTCAATCTTTCCTCTACAGGTAAACTCTTTCCGGTTATCTTCTCCTGAATATCAAATAGGAAAAATTCTATGTCTTCCTTAACATAGGGAGGTCCCTCAACGAGATATGGGCTCTCTGGCCCGGCCATTTCTCCAACAAGAACTAGGTTCGGATGATCCTTGAAGAACTCTTGAGGTATAAAGTCCGTAATTCTCTCGGTCGTAAAAGGACAGACAAAACCACCTCGAGTTATTGCGATTATCCTATCCTCTACCTTGGCAACCCTTACATTGTAACCATCGACCTTCTCTTCTACGTAGAATTCCCTATTTCTAAACGCTCTCCTTATTCCTTCCTCCAAGTTTACAACT
It encodes:
- a CDS encoding RNA ligase — its product is MVSSKFKEILLKLGVSQDRIETLETKGGIVEDEFEGIRYLRFKDSAGKLRRGTVVFDEEDIIPGFPHIKRVVNLEEGIRRAFRNREFYVEEKVDGYNVRVAKVEDRIIAITRGGFVCPFTTERITDFIPQEFFKDHPNLVLVGEMAGPESPYLVEGPPYVKEDIEFFLFDIQEKITGKSLPVEERLKIAQEYGIPHVEVFGKFTRNDLKELYELIEKLSREGREGIVMKSPDMKKIVKYVTPFANINDIRIGARVFYELPPGYFTSRISRLAFYVAEKRIKGEGLRKLAEDLGMALLQPLVESILDVEQGDDIAEIFKIRVKKIETAYKMVTHFEKLGLNIEIVDIEELNNGMWRVTFKRVYSDATSEIRELIGGKAFVD